From Syntrophobacterales bacterium, one genomic window encodes:
- a CDS encoding 2-hydroxyglutaryl-CoA dehydratase produces MGLKAGIDIGSNTAKAAVMEDGRLLGTNVIAAGYNAEAAGRRVLDELLTSLSLAQTDVERIIATGYGRKSVAIADKMVTELMCHATGARFLDPSVRSLIDIGGQDSKAIVMDEEGRMINFTMNDKCAAGTGRFLEVMARALEANLDEFGALSLNAEKPAKISSTCTVFAESEVISLIAKGETRENIIAGIHEAIASRVAAMATRIGIRAPVMMTGGVSQNAGVVQALEKALGYPLIVSSYAQLAGAIGAALL; encoded by the coding sequence ATGGGTTTGAAGGCAGGGATCGATATCGGTTCCAATACGGCCAAGGCCGCAGTGATGGAAGACGGACGTCTTTTGGGAACCAACGTGATTGCGGCAGGCTATAACGCCGAGGCGGCGGGACGCAGGGTGCTTGATGAACTGCTCACTTCTCTTTCCCTGGCGCAGACGGATGTGGAGCGGATCATTGCGACCGGCTACGGCCGCAAGAGCGTGGCAATCGCGGACAAAATGGTAACGGAACTGATGTGCCATGCAACCGGGGCGCGTTTTCTCGATCCTTCGGTGCGCTCGCTGATCGATATCGGCGGCCAGGACAGCAAGGCCATCGTCATGGACGAAGAAGGCCGGATGATAAATTTCACGATGAACGACAAGTGCGCGGCGGGCACCGGCCGTTTTCTGGAGGTAATGGCGCGCGCCCTCGAGGCCAATCTGGATGAATTCGGCGCGCTCTCCCTGAACGCCGAAAAACCGGCGAAGATCAGCAGCACCTGCACCGTCTTTGCCGAATCGGAGGTAATCTCGCTGATCGCCAAGGGGGAAACTCGGGAAAACATTATTGCCGGCATCCATGAGGCCATCGCCTCCCGGGTGGCGGCAATGGCAACCCGGATCGGCATCAGGGCGCCGGTGATGATGACCGGCGGTGTTTCTCAAAATGCGGGGGTTGTCCAGGCGCTGGAAAAGGCGCTTGGCTATCCGCTGATAGTTTCTTCTTACGCCCAGTTGGCGGGGGCAATCGGTGCCGCCCTTTTGTAG